A stretch of the Arachis stenosperma cultivar V10309 chromosome 6, arast.V10309.gnm1.PFL2, whole genome shotgun sequence genome encodes the following:
- the LOC130932506 gene encoding N-acetylglucosaminyl-phosphatidylinositol biosynthetic protein gpi1 isoform X1, with protein MRRHCRLWWPKQLLTDQELPSPCRVLLGWFVTCSPLTFDIVVAFTCSEVLLSSSNPSLEDIIHDTHGSMPTMLEDKSVFSVLGLCIVDPTSNGLIAEVEYDKRKFSDSGNNLAEGCTSLYKKKNECRSCSSLQHESLRKSSQSFFGKSNWVLLMFDSTEQNDARSRGVPRLHHIHWNGVTMSDYDVHVIVYETPSYGDHHFSLSNLGSNEEAKPSIKNPKWVDELHKKKQFVELDTVIMAINCATSAKRIFETLAVPRRSLRQLSIFSMFLIIIGHLFSKFIASFSTVVYIALQFCQAHVKYKSESWMHMTLANIFRTAWINIQIKCCQILYWPIFLQDKDLRSRSCVEYAEKAAMHRHSMWSTLFVDILLGNLVGWPLLHNSESICLSIVNFTHGFSTFLRSGCVWLMGDPAGFKLNAELANVLGIFSLNAIQIWSTLWIFVGFITNYIIQGLAILGIICGFTAFAAMIIDMIVLATLHVSILHRLISLVYSSQIQALAALWRLFSGRKWNPLRQRLDSFDYTVKQHIVGSLLFTPLILLLPTTSVFYIFFSITETTINLICVLIEVIISVIHATPYVKILLWLVRPQRFPSGIWFEICGSRSNVSPEDGVTDEMNSSKESVHLKDFNRKKSSILVSFLHSNYLSIGKVSLPHYRSVLLGVSGSSIYKVAYGIVIGKRMQSLRGTLLPSPMPWMSLPYKEYWCLCHDSLIACFR; from the exons ATGAGAAGACATTGTAGGCTTTGGTGGCCGAAGCAGCTCTTAACAGATCAAGAGTTGCCTTCACCCTGCAGAGTTTTGTTGGGTTGGTTTGTCACCTGTTCTCCTTTGACTTTTGACATTGTTGTGGCCTTTACTTGCAGTGAAGTCTTGCTTTCAAGTTCTAACCCTAGTCTTGAG GATATCATTCACGATACACATGGGAGCATGCCTACAATGCTGGAGGATAAATCTGTCTTCTCTGTACTTGGTCTCTGCATTGTGGACCCTACTAGTAATGGCTTGATTGCTGAAGTAGAATATGATAAAAGAAAATTCTCTGATTCTGGCAACAATTTGGCAGAGGGATGTACaagtttatataaaaaaaagaatgagtGTAGGAGCTGCAGTTCCCTCCAACATGAATCATTGAGGAAAAGTAGCCAATCTTTTTTTGGAAAAAGTAATTGGGTCCTGCTAATGTTTGACTCTACTGAACAAAATGATGCAAGAAGTCGTGGGGTTCCAAGATTGCACCACATTCATTGGAATGGAGTAACTATGTCGGACTATGATGTTCAC GTCATCGTTTATGAAACACCCTCTTATGGTGATCATCATTTCTCATTGAGCAATTTAGGTTCAAATGAGGAGGCAAAACCTTCCATTAAGAATCCCAAGTGGGTGGATGAGCTTCATAAAAAGAAACAATTCGTTGAATTG GATACAGTTATTATGGCAATTAATTGTGCCACCTCTgccaaaagaatttttgaaactCTTGCAGTTCCAAGGAGATCCTTGAGGCAGCTCTCCATATTTTCCAT GTTTTTAATTATCATAGGGCATCTGTTTTCCAAGTTTATTGCTTCATTTTCCACTGTGGTCTATATTGCTCTTCAGTTTTGCCAAGCACATGTAAAGTACAAATCAGAATCATGGATGCATATGACTCTAGCAAACATATTCAGGACTGCATGGATAAATATCCAAATAAAATGTTGTCAGATATTATATTGGCCAATCTTTCTTCAGGACAAAGATCTCAG GTCACGATCATGTGTTGAATATGCAGAGAAAGCTGCAATGCATAGGCATTCTATGTGGTCAACTTTATTTGTGGATATACTCCTGGGGAACTTGGTTGGATGGCCACTGTTACATAATTCAGAATCCATTTGTTTGTCAATTGTGAACTTCACCCATGGATTTTCTACATTTTTGCGATCTGGGTGTGTTTGGTTAATGGGGGACCCCGCAggcttcaagttgaatgctgagTTAGCTAATGTGCTGggaattttttctttgaatgccATCCAAATATGGTCAACACTTTGGATATTTGTGGGGTTCATCACTAATTATATCATTCAAGGGCTTGCAATTTTGGGAATTATATGTGGTTTCACTGCTTTTGCTGCCATGATTATAGACATGATTGTGTTGGCAACTTTACATGTTTCAATTCTTCATCGGTTGATTTCGCTTGTGTATTCATCACAGATACAGGCACTAGCAGCCTTGTGGCGGCTTTTCAG TGGCCGAAAGTGGAATCCTCTTCGTCAGAGGTTGGATAGCTTTGACTACACTGTGAAGCAACATATTGTTGGATCTCTTTTATTTACACCACTTATACTTCTTTTACCAACTACTTCGGTTTTCTATATATTCTTTAGTATCACAGAGACAACCATTAACCTCATCTGTGTATTGATTGAAGTCATTATTTCGGTAATTCATGCTACACCTTATGTCAAGATACTTCTTTGGTTGGTGAGACCACAGAGATTCCCTTCTGGAATATGGTTTGAAATTTGTGGTTCTCGAAGTAATGTTTCTCCAGAGGATGGTGTTACTGATGAAATGAACTCCTCCAAGGAATCAGTGCATCTGAAGGATTTCAATAGAAAAAAATCAAGTATCCTGGTTTCTTTCCTTCACAGCAACTATTTGAGCATAG GAAAAGTAAGTTTGCCACATTACAGAAGTGTTTTGTTAGGGGTCTCTGGGTCATCCATCTACAAAGTAGCATATGGAATCGTCATTGGGAAAAG AATGCAATCTTTACGGGGAACCCTTCTTCCTTCGCCAATGCCGTGGATGTCCCTGCCTTACAAAGAGTATTGGTGCCTCTGTCATGACTCGCTTATCGCATGCTTCAGATGA
- the LOC130936723 gene encoding 2-oxoglutarate-dependent dioxygenase AOP3-like, whose amino-acid sequence MGSERGSPFYVVDLRDENMKAGSEAWRSACRVVRTALEEHGCFVAQFDKVSQELCNSVVTCLKQLFSLPLETKKQKTNDKPLHGYIGSVPWLPLYESIGIDNPLSMDAVQNFAHFMWPHGNHTFCESINEYAKVMAELEVVARRMVFESYYDMKMERCESLIEETSEYVFRCLEYKPRSEGVDENVLGLEPHTDLSIISVLHPINNLNGLQVKTSHDSDDQEQWTAIEASPNSFVVMAGDALQVWSNGRIKSCLHRVEMKEKKARYATGIFSFCGNILEIPEEIMVDEQHPLRYKPAFHHYDYLRFFDQHRIRQPQTRINAYCGI is encoded by the exons ATGGGATCCGAAAGAGGGTCTCCATTTTATGTGGTTGACTTGAGAGATGAAAACATGAAGGCGGGCAGCGAGGCATGGCGGTCGGCGTGCCGTGTGGTGAGGACTGCGCTGGAGGAGCACGGCTGCTTCGTGGCGCAGTTCGACAAGGTTAGCCAGGAGCTTTGCAACTCCGTTGTGACGTGTTTGAAGCAACTGTTTAGCCTGCCATTGGAGACCAAGAAACAAAAGACAAATGATAAGCCATTACATGGCTACATAGGAAGTGTGCCATGGCTTCCATTATATGAATCTATCGGCATTGATAATCCTTTGTCCATGGATGCAGTGCAAAATTTCGCCCACTTTATGTGGCCCCATGGAAACCATACTTTTTG TGAAAGCATCAATGAGTATGCGAAAGTGATGGCAGAATTAGAGGTAGTGGCAAGGAGAATGGTGTTTGAGAGCTATTATGATATGAAGATGGAACGATGCGAATCATTGATAGAAGAAACAAGCGAGTATGTGTTTCGTTGCTTGGAGTACAAGCCACGAAGCGAGGGCGTAGATGAGAATGTGTTAGGGTTGGAGCCTCACACTGACTTGTCAATCATATCAGTGCTTCATCCCATTAACAATCTCAATGGCTTGCAAGTTAAGACGAGCCATGATTCTGATGATCAAGAACAATGGACAGCCATTGAAGCCTCCCCCAACTCCTTTGTCGTCATGGCTGGTGACGCACTCCAG GTGTGGAGTAATGGAAGGATAAAATCATGTTTACACAGAGTAGaaatgaaggagaagaaagcAAGATACGCAACAGGAATATTCTCATTTTGTGGCAACATATTGGAGATACCAGAGGAAATAATGGTTGATGAACAACACCCCTTGCGTTACAAACCAGCATTCCACCATTATGATTACCTTCGATTCTTTGACCAGCACAGAATCAGACAACCTCAAACTCGAATAAATGCCTATTGTGGAATATAA
- the LOC130932506 gene encoding N-acetylglucosaminyl-phosphatidylinositol biosynthetic protein gpi1 isoform X2, with translation MRRHCRLWWPKQLLTDQELPSPCRVLLGWFVTCSPLTFDIVVAFTCSEVLLSSSNPSLEDIIHDTHGSMPTMLEDKSVFSVLGLCIVDPTSNGLIAEVEYDKRKFSDSGNNLAEGCTSLYKKKNECRSCSSLQHESLRKSSQSFFGKSNWVLLMFDSTEQNDARSRGVPRLHHIHWNGVTMSDYDVHVCSNEEAKPSIKNPKWVDELHKKKQFVELDTVIMAINCATSAKRIFETLAVPRRSLRQLSIFSMFLIIIGHLFSKFIASFSTVVYIALQFCQAHVKYKSESWMHMTLANIFRTAWINIQIKCCQILYWPIFLQDKDLRSRSCVEYAEKAAMHRHSMWSTLFVDILLGNLVGWPLLHNSESICLSIVNFTHGFSTFLRSGCVWLMGDPAGFKLNAELANVLGIFSLNAIQIWSTLWIFVGFITNYIIQGLAILGIICGFTAFAAMIIDMIVLATLHVSILHRLISLVYSSQIQALAALWRLFSGRKWNPLRQRLDSFDYTVKQHIVGSLLFTPLILLLPTTSVFYIFFSITETTINLICVLIEVIISVIHATPYVKILLWLVRPQRFPSGIWFEICGSRSNVSPEDGVTDEMNSSKESVHLKDFNRKKSSILVSFLHSNYLSIGKVSLPHYRSVLLGVSGSSIYKVAYGIVIGKRMQSLRGTLLPSPMPWMSLPYKEYWCLCHDSLIACFR, from the exons ATGAGAAGACATTGTAGGCTTTGGTGGCCGAAGCAGCTCTTAACAGATCAAGAGTTGCCTTCACCCTGCAGAGTTTTGTTGGGTTGGTTTGTCACCTGTTCTCCTTTGACTTTTGACATTGTTGTGGCCTTTACTTGCAGTGAAGTCTTGCTTTCAAGTTCTAACCCTAGTCTTGAG GATATCATTCACGATACACATGGGAGCATGCCTACAATGCTGGAGGATAAATCTGTCTTCTCTGTACTTGGTCTCTGCATTGTGGACCCTACTAGTAATGGCTTGATTGCTGAAGTAGAATATGATAAAAGAAAATTCTCTGATTCTGGCAACAATTTGGCAGAGGGATGTACaagtttatataaaaaaaagaatgagtGTAGGAGCTGCAGTTCCCTCCAACATGAATCATTGAGGAAAAGTAGCCAATCTTTTTTTGGAAAAAGTAATTGGGTCCTGCTAATGTTTGACTCTACTGAACAAAATGATGCAAGAAGTCGTGGGGTTCCAAGATTGCACCACATTCATTGGAATGGAGTAACTATGTCGGACTATGATGTTCACGTAT GTTCAAATGAGGAGGCAAAACCTTCCATTAAGAATCCCAAGTGGGTGGATGAGCTTCATAAAAAGAAACAATTCGTTGAATTG GATACAGTTATTATGGCAATTAATTGTGCCACCTCTgccaaaagaatttttgaaactCTTGCAGTTCCAAGGAGATCCTTGAGGCAGCTCTCCATATTTTCCAT GTTTTTAATTATCATAGGGCATCTGTTTTCCAAGTTTATTGCTTCATTTTCCACTGTGGTCTATATTGCTCTTCAGTTTTGCCAAGCACATGTAAAGTACAAATCAGAATCATGGATGCATATGACTCTAGCAAACATATTCAGGACTGCATGGATAAATATCCAAATAAAATGTTGTCAGATATTATATTGGCCAATCTTTCTTCAGGACAAAGATCTCAG GTCACGATCATGTGTTGAATATGCAGAGAAAGCTGCAATGCATAGGCATTCTATGTGGTCAACTTTATTTGTGGATATACTCCTGGGGAACTTGGTTGGATGGCCACTGTTACATAATTCAGAATCCATTTGTTTGTCAATTGTGAACTTCACCCATGGATTTTCTACATTTTTGCGATCTGGGTGTGTTTGGTTAATGGGGGACCCCGCAggcttcaagttgaatgctgagTTAGCTAATGTGCTGggaattttttctttgaatgccATCCAAATATGGTCAACACTTTGGATATTTGTGGGGTTCATCACTAATTATATCATTCAAGGGCTTGCAATTTTGGGAATTATATGTGGTTTCACTGCTTTTGCTGCCATGATTATAGACATGATTGTGTTGGCAACTTTACATGTTTCAATTCTTCATCGGTTGATTTCGCTTGTGTATTCATCACAGATACAGGCACTAGCAGCCTTGTGGCGGCTTTTCAG TGGCCGAAAGTGGAATCCTCTTCGTCAGAGGTTGGATAGCTTTGACTACACTGTGAAGCAACATATTGTTGGATCTCTTTTATTTACACCACTTATACTTCTTTTACCAACTACTTCGGTTTTCTATATATTCTTTAGTATCACAGAGACAACCATTAACCTCATCTGTGTATTGATTGAAGTCATTATTTCGGTAATTCATGCTACACCTTATGTCAAGATACTTCTTTGGTTGGTGAGACCACAGAGATTCCCTTCTGGAATATGGTTTGAAATTTGTGGTTCTCGAAGTAATGTTTCTCCAGAGGATGGTGTTACTGATGAAATGAACTCCTCCAAGGAATCAGTGCATCTGAAGGATTTCAATAGAAAAAAATCAAGTATCCTGGTTTCTTTCCTTCACAGCAACTATTTGAGCATAG GAAAAGTAAGTTTGCCACATTACAGAAGTGTTTTGTTAGGGGTCTCTGGGTCATCCATCTACAAAGTAGCATATGGAATCGTCATTGGGAAAAG AATGCAATCTTTACGGGGAACCCTTCTTCCTTCGCCAATGCCGTGGATGTCCCTGCCTTACAAAGAGTATTGGTGCCTCTGTCATGACTCGCTTATCGCATGCTTCAGATGA
- the LOC130933286 gene encoding uncharacterized protein LOC130933286, with translation MAAKEILTRRPVAATIKLTVPAAAARPAPPVGPALGQYRLNLMAFCKDFNARTQKYKPDTPMAVTITAFKDNTFEFTVKSPSITWYLKKAAGIESGSGRPGHVTASTLSLKHVYEIAKVKQNDHYLQNMSLEAITKSIIGTANSMGIQIVRDLD, from the coding sequence ATGGCCGCCAAGGAGATCCTAACCCGTCGCCCCGTGGCGGCGACCATCAAGCTCACCGTTCCAGCCGCCGCAGCACGCCCAGCCCCGCCGGTGGGTCCCGCATTAGGTCAGTACCGTCTGAATCTAATGGCGTTCTGCAAGGACTTCAACGCTCGCACACAGAAGTACAAGCCCGATACCCCAATGGCTGTTACGATAACGGCGTTCAAAGACAACACCTTCGAGTTCACCGTTAAGTCTCCGTCGATCACGTGGTACCTGAAGAAGGCTGCCGGCATAGAATCCGGAAGCGGGCGCCCCGGTCACGTGACGGCGTCGACGCTGTCGCTGAAGCACGTGTATGAGATCGCGAAGGTGAAGCAGAACGATCACTATCTCCAGAATATGTCGCTCGAGGCAATCACCAAGTCAATCATTGGAACCGCGAATAGCATGGGGATTCAGATTGTGAGGGACCTCGATTGA
- the LOC130936348 gene encoding protein GAST1 has protein sequence MATTLTIVMLFLVAMLLLPLKNHAEIIDAATTEAPAPQPNTNISTSNHFPINHGITEGSLKPTECGPRCTTRCSKTQYKKPCLFFCQKCCAKCLCVPPGTYGNKQVCPCYNNWKTKRGGPKCP, from the exons ATGGCTACAACACTAACCATAGTTATGCTCTTCCTAGTTGCAATGCTGCTTCTTCCATTAAAAAACCATGCTGAGATTATTGATGCTGCTACCACAGAGGCTCCAGCTCCGCAGCCTAACACTAACATAAGCACTTCTAACCACTTCCCCATTAAT CATGGCATAACTGAAGGCAGTCTTAAACCAACAG AATGTGGGCCACGTTGCACAACAAGGTGTTCAAAGACACAATACAAGAAGCCATGTTTGTTCTTCTGCCAAAAGTGTTGTGCAAAGTGCTTATGTGTGCCTCCTGGTACTTATGGCAACAAGCAAGTTTGCCCTTGCTACAACAATTGGAAGACCAAAAGGGGTGGACCAAAATGCCCTTAA